The proteins below come from a single Eucalyptus grandis isolate ANBG69807.140 chromosome 3, ASM1654582v1, whole genome shotgun sequence genomic window:
- the LOC104439096 gene encoding 2-oxoglutarate-dependent dioxygenase AOP2: MDSISTLKLPLIDLSELDGSKPGTVQWDSLQSQVREALEEFGCFEALTDRMTLELHNDVFQEMEALLELPTDVKRRFSDPNKPYDGYRGNLPHSPLYEAFGINYAPNSGSIEGFANLIWPEGNTRFCETMKTYVTRVLELDSLVKKLVLGSLGVDKYLESLAKSVGYNLRLIRYAAPGTKESKKLGAWCHRDANFVTILHHNHVKGLEVQTKDGCWFEVASSSATSFIVFAGESFYGWSNGRLYSPCHRVMMSGHEARYCIGFFSNGQGTMQCPDELVDDQHPLLFKPFDVAGLFRIYKTKEGESGASAMDTYYRI; the protein is encoded by the exons ATGGACTCTATTTCAACACTAAAGCTTCCCCTGATAGATCTGTCCGAATTAGATGGCTCAAAGCCAGGGACAGTTCAATGGGACTCCTTGCAAAGTCAAGTTCGAGAAGCCCTTGAAGAATTCGGTTGCTTCGAAGCCTTGACTGATAGGATGACCTTGGAGCTTCACAATGATGTGTTTCAAGAAATGGAGGCATTGCTCGAGCTCCCAACCGATGTGAAGCGCCGGTTCAGTGACCCAAACAAGCCGTATGATGGCTACCGTGGGAATCTTCCTCATTCACCTCTCTACGAGGCATTTGGAATCAACTACGCCCCCAACTCGGGCTCTATCGAAGGATTTGCAAATCTCATTTGGCCGGAGGGAAACACAAGATTTTg CGAGACAATGAAAACGTATGTGACGAGGGTTTTGGAGTTGGATTCACTAGTGAAGAAGCTGGTTTTGGGAAGCTTGGGCGTAGACAAGTACCTGGAATCTCTAGCCAAGTCGGTTGGATACAATCTCCGTCTCATCAGATATGCTGCTCCTGGGACCAAGGAGTCCAAGAAGCTTGGGGCTTGGTGCCATCGCGACGCAAACTTCGTGACCATACTTCACCATAACCATGTGAAAGGATTGGAAGTGCAAACTAAGGACGGATGTTGGTTCGAGGTCGCCTCTTCCTCAGCTACCTCTTTCATTGTCTTCGCTGGGGAGTCATTCTAC GGATGGAGCAACGGGAGATTATATAGCCCTTGTCACCGTGTAATGATGAGTGGGCACGAGGCAAGATATTGCATAGGATTCTTCTCTAACGGTCAAGGCACGATGCAGTGTCCTGATGAGCTTGTGGACGACCAACACCCTTTGCTTTTCAAGCCCTTTGATGTTGCCGGTCTCTTCCGTATCTACAAGACCAAAGAGGGCGAAAGTGGAGCTTCGGCAATGGATACTTATTACAGAATTTGA